The Calothrix sp. PCC 7507 DNA segment GATTTCATTGATTTGAGGATGCCACTTTTACCCTTAATGCCAAGGTTGATGTTTAAACCTTCAATTTGTGCAACAAAACGAACTAAGGACTCCGATTGATGAGTGTTCAGGCAATCCATAATTAAATGCCATTTTTTCGCATTGGGGTCAGTGGCAATAGTTTGATGAATATGAAAGATAAAATCAACTTCTGTTCTGGAATCTCCACAAGTTGGTCTGATAATTTGACCAGTGGCAACATCGAAACTGGCTATCAAGGTTTGCGTACCGTGACGAATATATTCAAATTCCCTTCTTTCAACTTTGCCCGGTCGCATTGGTAAGTCTTTTTCTATGCGCTCAGTAGCTTGAATACCT contains these protein-coding regions:
- a CDS encoding transposase; translation: MYLNAIDRHLKGERTISIDEMTGIQATERIEKDLPMRPGKVERREFEYIRHGTQTLIASFDVATGQIIRPTCGDSRTEVDFIFHIHQTIATDPNAKKWHLIMDCLNTHQSESLVRFVAQIEGLNINLGIKGKSGILKSMKSRAAFLSDPTHQIVFHYTPLHSSWLNQIEIWFSILVRKLLRRASFQSQDDLKTRILAFIDYFNQTMAKPFKWTYKGKVLAV